A window of Mucilaginibacter robiniae genomic DNA:
ACTTGTTCACTACCAGCACAATGCCTTTCTTATTCTTTTCGGCCAGATGGAATATGTTGATATCCTGTGATTCCAAGCCTTCAACGGCATCAATCATCAAGATGATGATATCGGCTTCTTCCAGTGCCTTGATGGTACGCATCACGGAGTAAAACTCAATATTTTCTTTAACCTTGGTTTTTTTACGCAGTCCGGCAGTATCAATCAGCATAAACTCATGCCCGTAACGGTTGTAGTGAATGTGAATGGAATCGCGCGTGGTGCCGGCTATAGGGGTTACAATGTTACGCTCTTGGCCAATTAACGCATTGATGATAGATGACTTACCTACGTTAGGTCGGCCTACAATGGCATATTTAGGCAGTGTGTTTTCTTCAGCAGGCTCATCATCAAAACATTTGATCATTTCATCCAGTAACTCACCTGTGCCGGAGCCGGTCATGGAAGAGATGTTGTAGATTTCACCCAAACCCAAACTGTAAAACAAAGTAGCATCGGATTGCAGGGCATGGTTATCGACCTTATTCACCACTATAAAAACCGGCTTTTTACCTTTGCGCAGCAGGGTGGCAATTTCATCATCCAAGTCGGTGATGCCGGTGGTTACATCTACCATAAATAAAATAACCGTAGCTTCTTCAATGGCAATAACTACCTGTTCGCGTATAGCCGTTTCAAATACATCTTCCGAATTAGCTACATAACCACCGGTATCAATTACAGTAAAGCTCCGGCCCACCCACTCAGCGATGCCGTAATGCCGATCGCGCGTAACGCCGCTAAAGTCATCTACAATGGCTTTGCGGGTTTCGGTAAGCCGGTTATATAAAGTTGATTTGCCCACATTGGGTCGCCCTACAATGGCTACTATATTGCTCATGCTATTTTCAGAGTCAAGAACCAAAAGTCAAGAATCAAGATAAATCCCTCTTACTTTCCTTTTAATCCTGGTATGTTTAATTTAATTATATGTCTTGAATCTATATTCTTGATTCTAAATCCTCAATCCTCGTATCCGAATTGCTTTAGATAGTTTTTCTTGCTGCGCCAATCGCCGATTACTTTAACAAACATCTGCAAAAAGATTTTACGCTGAAAAAAATCTTCCATACTGCGACGAGCGTAAGTGCCTACAATTTTCAGCATTTCGCCGTTTTTACCAATCAGGATATTTTTTTGCGAATCACGTTCTACAATAATTTCAGCACTAATGCGGTAAAGATCATCGCTTTCTTTAAACTCGGTAATAATTACTTCGGTGCTGTACGGAATTTCTTTTTTATACTGCTTGAATACCTGCTCGCGTATCATCTCGGAGGCAAAAAAGCGATCGTTACGGTCTGTCAGAAAATCCTTTTCATAATAAGCCGGATGCTCAGGCAGATTTTCTAGAATAAAATCCATAATAGCCTTGATGTTATGCTCATGCAGTGCCGATATCGCAAAAATGGCTTTCGGGTTTAACTTCTGTTGCCAAAAGTCAATTTTTTGTTTTACCGTTTCTTCGTCCGATTTGTCAATTTTATTAATCAGTACCACTACCGGGGCCAATGAGCCTTGCAGCTTTTCTAATACATCACCCTCATCATGCGTTTCGTTAATATCCGTTACCAGCAAAATCAGGTCGGCATCTACAATAGAACCCGTTACCTGGTGCATCATGCTTTCTTGTAATAAATAGTTAGGTTTAATAACACCAGGCGTATCTGAAAAAACAATCTGGTAGTCTTCATGGTTAACTATACCCAGAATGCGATGCCGGGTGGTTTGTGCCTTAGGGGTAATGATGGACATTTTTTCGCCCACTAAGGCATTCATCAGGGTGGATTTGCCTGCGTTAGGCTTACCAATAATACTCACAAAACCTGCCCGGTGACTCATAGAAAAAAAAATTAAAATAAAATTTGGAGTACAAAGAAACGAATTATATCTTTGCAGACCAAATAAAACAAACAGAGTGCGGGATGGAGCAGTTGGTAGCTCGTCGGGCTCATAACCCGAAGGTCGTAGGTTCGAGTCCTGCTCCCGCTACCTTGATTATCAGGCAGTTACAGTAAAATGTAACTGCCTTTTGTTTTTCTGGTCATACAGTGTTCATACACACCAGCCATCGTAAGAAGTTAATAAACGACTTGCCGCTAATCCCGGCGGCAATACTCAAATATACGCAAATTGCTGATTATCAGAAACTATATCCAATTCTTTGGCTTTTTAAATCCAATTTTGAATTAGAAGCGGGATAGACACGATTAATTTAATTTGGAAATTTCTACAATTAATTTTAACTTAATAAATATTTACAAATCAGTGAATTAGTAAATTGCCGCAATAATATTGTATTAATATTGTTAAACCTTAAACTCAAGAACAATGTCGATTAAATTAAACATCAAATTTCCCAAAGATCGTGATGAAGCTTTAGCTGTATCAGGAGGTTGTTGGGTTACGTTTTATGAATCTCAAGATTATAAAGATCAACAAATCACTCTAAACGGTCCGTGTGAATATAGCAAACTTAATAATCTACCAAATAGTAACAATGAAGATTGGGGAGATCAATTCGATAGCTTGAGGACCGGACCTAGTGCATGGGTGCGTATTTATAACGATGAAAACTATAAAGATGATAGTTATACTTTTGGACCAGGTTCTAATATAAGACAACTTCCTAAAGGGGATGATGTAGATTCATTGAAAATTTTTGGTTACAATCCTGAAAGATAATACCGATTTTTATTCATTGATAGCCGTTATAGCAAATTTATAACGGCTATCTTTTTGGTAAAAGAATTTCAACGTTTGCAAGACTTGGAATAAAATTAATATAAAATGGAAGTAATCTGTTTTGAAGATCGCGCCTTTTATGCGCTGATTGATAAGCTGGAAGCCTACATCGACAGCAAAAAGCCAAAACCAACACATGGCGATAAGTGGGTTTCAGGCACGGAAGCCATGAACATATTGCGTATCAAAAGTAAAACCACTTTACAAAAATTACGTGATGAAGGAAAAATCCGTTTTACCCAGCCAGAGAAAAAAATCGTGCTATACGACCGGGATTCAATCATCGCTTATCTTGAAGATTTTACCTACGAAACATTTTAAATCATGGCAGAAGAACAACAAGACCCATCACCGGAATATATCAAAGGCTTTAACCAGATGTATAAGCTGAAACAGGAAATGCCGGAAGTAGCACAGCAAGTACTATCTTCTAAAGCAGAGGGCGACCGTGTTAAAGGCATGACAGCCGGAGCAAGGCAATATGAATTGGAGCGCATCCGAGAAGTTTCACAAAAGGGACATGAACAAACTCGTGAGCGCGAGATTTGATTGTATTAGAACATTTTAAGCTTTAAAGATTTACTCCGGTCATTGCCAAAATATACTTCAATTCATATTGTTGAATAATATTCAACTCTGCTAAAAATATGTCCTATACACAATAGAAAATGTTAGGACACAAGGGCTTTTCTAGCAGCCAAAGCCTTCAATGGATATTGTTTGCTACAAAACATGCACCTAAAATATCGGAAAAGATTACTACCGAGGCCAATGAGCATAACAATTGTACAAACATATGCATATGGGCAAACAGTAAGACAAGCAGCATTGTTTAGGAGCAGCAAAGCAAGAAACAGTAGTGTGATAAGAAGCAATAGCAAGAAAGATGAACCGCTTGTTTTTGACCAAGACATGATTGCATACCTATAAAAGACTAAATATAATTTTATTCAAAATAATTTTGTAGAGAAAAAATAAAAAATTAGATTTACGAAAATAGTCTTAACCTATCGCCTTATTCAACTATAGTACGTCCATTAGGAACATACTCTCCTTGGCAATCCTACCCTTTAGGACTTATTCAGAAATCCATATTCTAACTGAATGGTAAAATATTTTGCAAAAAAAAATTTGCTTGGGCTTAAGTGTATGTGTTCAACTTAACAGATTAGCCAAAATTTAAATCTTAATATTAACCAAAAATCACACAAACATGAAAAAAGTAACATTTTTTCTCTTGGCTTTTACAGCCTTACAGTTTCCAATGTGCATGCTAAAAACAAGTTAAAAAGCTTGCCTAAACGTTCGATTAGGTGGGACTGCACGCGAACTGTAACCAGCACGAGTTCGGCAAGTGTTGACTGTCCAGATGGTACTATTATCACAATCAGCGCTACCTCAACAGATACTGAAACTGCCGGTACTTGCGAAGAAGCATATGCTATCGCTTCTATATATTCTAGTAGTGTAGCAAGTCAAACAGTAGGCAATAATATCAAGGCTAAAAATTATATTTGTCCGTGATAGCATTTTAGCGGGAGCTATGCTCCCGCTCTTTTCCATATGAAGAAAATCATTATACTATCTATTTTTCTCTTTCTGTTCAAGTTAGAGGAAGCAGGAGCTCAAACTTTGGCGGCTCGCTATATGGTGACCCAAGACATTATTGGTGCGGGTCCACTTCAGGACAAAAAACTGACCACCATAGAAAGTACCGGTTACTTATACAAGAATGGAGGACGGTATTTATATTATGAAAAACCAGGATACTTGGAAAAGTACCCCGATGGAAATATCTCTCTTCAGGTTGATGCTACGCAAAATTATAACTTTAGTTTGTGCACGGATACACTACAGTATATCTCCTACACCAATACCGATAGCCTCATCAGAATTTACCGACCTACCGTTACAGGTAAACATGGCCCGGGTATCAACTACCGTCAACACTATGAGGCTGATTACTTTACCTGGGTCATGTTACCTGAAACTAAGGTAATTAATGGGCTAAAATGTCAAAAGGCTACCATGTCGATCAGAAATCTCCTTCAATGGATAATATGGTTTACGCCCAAAGTTTTCATGCAAGGCGGAGTGAAGGGAATCATAGGCGTACCGGGATTGGTTGTTGAGGCCGAGTGTTCCCCGCTACGAACCAAATATACCTTGCTGGAGTTTTCAGAGTCTGTTCCATTGAAAGCCTCGGTGTTTGATCTGGCAGAGCTGAAAGAGCCTTATGACCAGATGCCGCCCCTGCTTAAGGCTAATATCCAGCCTGTAGGCAAGAGCAAAATTCAAAAGCAAGCGGACCTTACCAACCAATAAAACTTGATCAGGAAGATTATCATCATCTTTCTGCTGGCCTTGCAATCAGCAACTGCCCAACAAAAACTATTAAAAGTCTTGGGGGATGTGACAGATACTGCTGGCGTAGGTGTAGTGAATTGTACAGTTACTCTGTTTGGGGCGAACGATGGTTTGATTTACAGCCATTTTAACATCGGTAATAATAACACATTCAAAGTAGAAATTGACTTTGGACGTAATGACTCACTTGTTGTTGAGGTCCATCATTTAGCTTTTACGCCGTTTCGGCGCGTGTATGCTGTTGTGCCCGGCACAACTACCTTGCGGTTATCAGCAACTCTACATTCGGCCGTACGAAATCTTAAGGAAGTCAACATAACACCTCCCCGTATATGGAAGCGCGGAGATACGACTTTTTATAAAGCAAACCAGTTTAAGGAAGGTGATGAGAAGAAGCTGAAAGACCTGCTTTTGAAACTGCCGGACTTTAGGCTAGAAACCGATGGCCAAATCACTTACAAAAATAAGCCGTTAGACAAAATCACGATAGACGGGGAAGAACTATTCTCAGATAAAATTGAGCTTTTGCTCAGCAATTTTCCCGTGCATGTGCTGAATACTATTCAGGTTATCGAAAATCAAAGCAGCCAGCGATTGCTCAAGGGACTCGCCGGTGAAAATAAAACTTTTATCAACCTGCAAGTTGATAAGAAAAATCGCTTGAGTGCCGGTTTTGGGGAGGTGGAGGCCGGAGTAGGAAACCGTGACCGGTATAACCTTTCGCCGGTTGCATTTTCCATCTACAGCCAAATTAAGGCAGGTTTTGTCGGCAATTACAATAGCATTGGTAATGGCATTGGGCTACAGCAGGAAGGCGAACTCCGTGGTTTGCCGGAGCGGGATGCACAGCAGCTACTAATGTCGAACCATACGTTGTATCACATCAATAATTTTGAGCAGCGGTGGTATATTCAAAACAGGCAATGGGATAACCGCCTTCAGATCAATACGCCGGTAAGCAAGACCATCCATTCCCAAACCGAAATAAGCTACATTCGCGACCGGCAGCCGCAGCATGCCTATTACACCT
This region includes:
- the der gene encoding ribosome biogenesis GTPase Der, giving the protein MSNIVAIVGRPNVGKSTLYNRLTETRKAIVDDFSGVTRDRHYGIAEWVGRSFTVIDTGGYVANSEDVFETAIREQVVIAIEEATVILFMVDVTTGITDLDDEIATLLRKGKKPVFIVVNKVDNHALQSDATLFYSLGLGEIYNISSMTGSGTGELLDEMIKCFDDEPAEENTLPKYAIVGRPNVGKSSIINALIGQERNIVTPIAGTTRDSIHIHYNRYGHEFMLIDTAGLRKKTKVKENIEFYSVMRTIKALEEADIIILMIDAVEGLESQDINIFHLAEKNKKGIVLVVNKWDLIEKNSKTVKVFEEQIMEKIAPFTDVPIVFTSVLEKQRLLKVIETAEQVYENRSKKISTSRLNDIMLPIIENYPPPALKGKHVKIKYITQINGNAPMFAFFCNLPQYIKEPYKRFIENKLRENFNFSGVPIQIFFRQK
- the era gene encoding GTPase Era, with product MSHRAGFVSIIGKPNAGKSTLMNALVGEKMSIITPKAQTTRHRILGIVNHEDYQIVFSDTPGVIKPNYLLQESMMHQVTGSIVDADLILLVTDINETHDEGDVLEKLQGSLAPVVVLINKIDKSDEETVKQKIDFWQQKLNPKAIFAISALHEHNIKAIMDFILENLPEHPAYYEKDFLTDRNDRFFASEMIREQVFKQYKKEIPYSTEVIITEFKESDDLYRISAEIIVERDSQKNILIGKNGEMLKIVGTYARRSMEDFFQRKIFLQMFVKVIGDWRSKKNYLKQFGYED
- a CDS encoding beta/gamma crystallin domain-containing protein, producing MSIKLNIKFPKDRDEALAVSGGCWVTFYESQDYKDQQITLNGPCEYSKLNNLPNSNNEDWGDQFDSLRTGPSAWVRIYNDENYKDDSYTFGPGSNIRQLPKGDDVDSLKIFGYNPER
- a CDS encoding helix-turn-helix domain-containing protein, with translation MEVICFEDRAFYALIDKLEAYIDSKKPKPTHGDKWVSGTEAMNILRIKSKTTLQKLRDEGKIRFTQPEKKIVLYDRDSIIAYLEDFTYETF
- a CDS encoding GLPGLI family protein; protein product: MKKIIILSIFLFLFKLEEAGAQTLAARYMVTQDIIGAGPLQDKKLTTIESTGYLYKNGGRYLYYEKPGYLEKYPDGNISLQVDATQNYNFSLCTDTLQYISYTNTDSLIRIYRPTVTGKHGPGINYRQHYEADYFTWVMLPETKVINGLKCQKATMSIRNLLQWIIWFTPKVFMQGGVKGIIGVPGLVVEAECSPLRTKYTLLEFSESVPLKASVFDLAELKEPYDQMPPLLKANIQPVGKSKIQKQADLTNQ